The nucleotide sequence TTGAGGGCCATTCTCCTCGGCAAGCGGCTGAAATCCGGTTTCAAGTTCGTCCTCAATTTCCCTTAGATTTACTCGTGCGCACCCCTGAGTTGCTGCGTCAGCGGCTAGAGATGGGAGATTTTTTTATGAAAGAAATCGTCGATGAGGGCAAAGTGCTTTATGAAGCCGCTGACCCAGGAATGGATTGAGAAAGCGGAGGGCGATTTTAGAACTGCGGGTCGAGAGCTACAGGCCG is from Leptolyngbya iicbica LK and encodes:
- a CDS encoding nucleotidyltransferase domain-containing protein, whose product is MVEMSQIEALSQQIAEQFHPERIILFGSYAYGEPTSDSDVDLLVVMPFEGHSPRQAAEIRFQVRPQFPLDLLVRTPELLRQRLEMGDFFMKEIVDEGKVLYEAADPGMD